The Eikenella corrodens genome segment CGCCCGTTTGCCACCGGCAAAGTGAGCACGCGAGAGGCGATGCTTTTGCTGTTGGCGTTGTGTGCCGCTGCCTGCCTATGCCTGCTGCCGTTGAATGCGCTTACCAAGCTGATGAGCTTGCCCGCGCTGTTTCTGGCCTTGAGCTATCCCTTCACCAAACGCTTTTTCCCGTTGCCGCAGCTGTATTTGGGGCTGGCTTTTTCCTTCGGCATTCCGATGGCCTTTGCTGCCGTGCAAAACCATGTGCCGCCGCTGGCTTGGCTGCTGTTTGCCGCCAATGCCTGCTGGACGCTGGCTTACGACACCATCTACGCCATGGCCGATAAGGAAGACGACCTGAAAATCGGCATTCAAACCTCGGCCATCACTTTCGGTCGCCGCGATGCTGAAGCCGCCATGTTGTGCCACGCACTGTTTGTGTTGCTGATGGCCGCTGCCGGCTGCACCATTCACGCCCGCTGGCCGTATTGGCTCGCACTGGTGTACGCAGTATGGCACCAATTCGGCCAATACCGTGCCATCCGCAGCCGCAACCGGGAAGCCTGTTTTAAAGTGTTCTTATCCAACAACCGCATCGGCTGGGCTTTATGGCTCGGCTTGCTGGCGCATTACAGCGGCGGCTGATTAGGCTACCTGAAAGCTGGCCGCCGGGCACAAAATTGCCCTTCGGCGGCGGCACAGGTACAATCCTATCCTTAATGAATTTTTACGCAAGAGAAGTAACCATGAGCCTGATCGGCAATATCCTGCCCGTATCGCATATTGTGCTGGATTTGGAAGTGAGCAGCAAAAAACGCCTGTTTGAAGAAGCCGGCCTGCTGCTGGAAAGCGAATCCGGCCTGAGCCGCGCCGCTGTGTTTGAATGCCTGTTTGCGCGCGAAAAGCTCGGCACCACCGCGCTGGGGCACGGCGTGGCCATCCCGCATGGCCGGCATGCCGAAGTGCAAGCGGCCACCGGCGCGTTTATCCGCTTGAAAGAAGCCGTGGATTTTGATGCGCCCGACGGTGAGCCGGTATCGCTGGTGTTTGTGCTGCTGGTGCCGGAAAATGCTTCCGGCGAGCATTTAGAAGTGCTATCTGCCTTGGCCATCAAGCTTTCAGATAAAGCCGTGCGCGAGCAGCTTTTGGTTGCCGAAAGCGCTGAAGCCGCCCACCGCATCCTCACCGCATAACCAACAGGACGCCCATGCCCAGCATCTCCGTGCGCAAGCTCTATCAAGACAACCAGGCCAAGTTGAGTTTGGCTTGGTCGGCCGGCACGGCGGGCGCAGACAACCGCATCAGCGTGGATGCCGACAAACCTGTGTTGGCGCTGGTGGGGCATTTGAATTTTATCCATCCCAACCAAGTGCAGGTGTTGGGCGTGGCCGAAGTGGCTTATTTAGATAAGATGGCCGCCGGGGAAGTGAAGGCGAGTCTGGACGAACTCTTCGATTTGAGCATCGCCCTGGTGATTGTGGCCAACGATCTGCCCGTGCCTTTCATGCTGCGCGATTATTGCCACACCCATAACGTGCCGCTGCTCACCTCCAAAACCGAAAGCCCGTTTTTGATGGACGTGCTGCGGATTTACCTGCAGCGCGTGCTGGCCGCCTCCACTGTGAAGCACGGCGTGTTTTTGGACGTGTTTGAAATCGGCGTGCTGCTGATGGGCGCGTCCGGCTTGGGCAAGAGTGAGTTGGCCTTGGAGCTGATTTCGCGCGGACACGGCTTGGTGGCCGACGACGCGGTGGAACTCTACCGCACCGGTCCGGAAACGCTAGAAGGGCGCTGCCCGGCCGTATTGCGTGATTTTCTC includes the following:
- the ubiA gene encoding 4-hydroxybenzoate octaprenyltransferase, with translation MRADKPIGTLLLLWPTLWALWMAAGGLPDFGILFAFVLGTFLMRSAGCVVNDFADRNFDGAVARTKSRPFATGKVSTREAMLLLLALCAAACLCLLPLNALTKLMSLPALFLALSYPFTKRFFPLPQLYLGLAFSFGIPMAFAAVQNHVPPLAWLLFAANACWTLAYDTIYAMADKEDDLKIGIQTSAITFGRRDAEAAMLCHALFVLLMAAAGCTIHARWPYWLALVYAVWHQFGQYRAIRSRNREACFKVFLSNNRIGWALWLGLLAHYSGG
- the ptsN gene encoding PTS IIA-like nitrogen regulatory protein PtsN: MSLIGNILPVSHIVLDLEVSSKKRLFEEAGLLLESESGLSRAAVFECLFAREKLGTTALGHGVAIPHGRHAEVQAATGAFIRLKEAVDFDAPDGEPVSLVFVLLVPENASGEHLEVLSALAIKLSDKAVREQLLVAESAEAAHRILTA
- the hprK gene encoding HPr(Ser) kinase/phosphatase, coding for MPSISVRKLYQDNQAKLSLAWSAGTAGADNRISVDADKPVLALVGHLNFIHPNQVQVLGVAEVAYLDKMAAGEVKASLDELFDLSIALVIVANDLPVPFMLRDYCHTHNVPLLTSKTESPFLMDVLRIYLQRVLAASTVKHGVFLDVFEIGVLLMGASGLGKSELALELISRGHGLVADDAVELYRTGPETLEGRCPAVLRDFLEVRGLGVLNIRTIFGETAVLPSKQLKLIINLTLADDNYMKTLDRLSIQSETETILNVAVRSVTLPVAVGRNLAVLVEAAVRNYILQARGKDSTKEFLERHTAMLREDERSHEDSAD